In Pristiophorus japonicus isolate sPriJap1 chromosome 2, sPriJap1.hap1, whole genome shotgun sequence, one genomic interval encodes:
- the neff2 gene encoding neurofilament light polypeptide, with protein sequence MSSYDPFMPSRKPWDDYYRCPRPAKSSVVVSSGLGLYRGVVSSSSAAAAAASSSSSSATGPTAGGGGGGGGLKKSARASSFSSSPLSDYCCPEPVDLSQVSTLNAELLTLRAQEREQLVELNDRFASYIEKVRRLEQRNQLLGLELEALRRRQAEPPRLHLAYEHEIRGLRALLDQETADKLRMEADRDRLRDAYARLKDKYDDECRLRAQADEALRQARRAADRAALAHSDARGAVGSLVDELAFLKKVHGEESAELAAQAQAGASRLTLELDVAVAKPDLSLALRDIRGQYEKLAAKNMQAAEDWYRTKFASVSETASRNSQQVRSIREETAEYHRLLQARGSEIDGLKSVIDSLQKQLESLEERQSKEVTKYQERISELEKDINDAKQEMARYLREYQDLLNVKMALDIEIAAYRKLLEGEEFRLSFSSLQSYS encoded by the exons ATGAGCTCCTACGACCCCTTCATGCCGTCGCGTAAGCCGTGGGACGACTACTACCGCTGCCCGCGGCCCGCCAAAAGCAGCGTCGTGGTGTCGTCCGGCCTGGGCCTGTACCGCGGcgtggtctcctcctcctcagcagccgccgccgccgcctcctcctcctcctcctccgccaccgGTCCCACcgccggcggcggcggcggcggcggcggcctcAAGAAGTCGGCCCGGGCCTCGTCGTTCTCCTCGTCGCCGCTGTCCGACTACTGCTGCCCCGAGCCGGTGGACCTGAGCCAGGTGAGCACGCTCAACGCCGAGCTGCTGACGCTGCGCGCGCAGGAGCGCGAGCAGCTGGTGGAGCTCAACGACCGCTTCGCGAGCTACATCGAGAAGGTTCGGCGGCTCGAGCAGCGCAACCAGCTGCTGGGCCTGGAGCTGGAGGCGCTGCGCCGCCGGCAGGCCGAGCCGCCGCGCCTGCACCTGGCCTACGAGCACGAGATCCGCGGCCTGCGCGCCCTGCTCGACCAAGAGACGGCCGACAAGCTGCGCATGGAGGCCGACCGCGACCGCCTGCGCGACGCCTACGCCCGCCTCAAGGACAAGTACGACGACGAGTGCCGCCTGCGCGCCCAGGCCGACGAAGCGCTGCGCCAGGCCCGCCGCGCCGCCGACCGGGCGGCCTTGGCCCACAGCGACGCCCGCGGCGCCGTCGGCTCGCTGGTCGACGAGCTGGCCTTCCTGAAGAAAGTGCACGGCGAGGAGAGCGCCGAGCTGGCGGCCCAGGCCCAGGCCGGGGCGTCGCGCCTGACGCTCGAGCTGGACGTGGCCGTGGCCAAGCCCGACCTGTCGCTGGCCCTGCGCGACATCCGCGGCCAGTACGAGAAGCTGGCCGCCAAGAACATGCAGGCGGCCGAGGACTGGTACCGCACCAAGTTCGCCAGCGTCAGCGAGACGGCCAGCCGCAACAGCCAGCAGGTGCGCTCCATCCGCGAGGAGACGGCCGAGTACCACCGCCTGCTGCAGGCCCGCGGCTCCGAGATCGACGGCCTCAAGAGCGTCATCGACTCGCTGCAAAAGCAGCTGGAGAGCCTGGAGGAGCGGCAGTCCAAGGAGGTCACCAAGTACCAG GAAAGGATCAGTGAGCTGGAGAAGGATATCAATGATGCCAAGCAGGAGATGGCCCGATACCTGCGGGAATACCAGGACCTGCTCAATGTCAAGATGGCACTGGACATCGAGATCGCAGCTTACAG